The following coding sequences are from one Thermofilaceae archaeon window:
- a CDS encoding aconitase X catalytic domain-containing protein: MVWLTREEEEILKGAKGEGLAEALEAVVKVAEVLGAPRLIKVVSAHISGISYRNLGVEGIEYLEELAEKGLRFAVPTTINPAGFDMERYGEMRVGVREYELQMRALKALAKMGAQATLSCTPYLIYPPRFGDHLAWAESSAVLYANSVLGARSNREGGPFSVLEALVGRAPYVGLHTDEARKPSVVLDLGRIRDFVEAGRSYSALGYLVGKVVGRGVPALHDPPAGLKEPGNLRLFLSAVGASSSIGMVLIEGVSPEFTLSEGLERIEPEVSDLTEILESWRCEDFDAAVLGCPHLSPDELLDLANRLKGRTLRKPLFVFTSRWSAVVARAAVEKLRSMGVRVYSDTCMVVGNLSALGVHRCATDSAKAAYYLSSQGYKVALMPREALLEYVAG; encoded by the coding sequence ATGGTGTGGCTTACGAGAGAGGAGGAGGAGATTTTGAAGGGCGCAAAGGGAGAGGGTCTAGCGGAGGCTTTAGAAGCCGTCGTTAAGGTTGCTGAAGTCCTGGGCGCGCCGAGGCTGATCAAGGTAGTTAGCGCCCATATCTCCGGTATATCGTACAGGAACTTGGGGGTAGAGGGTATTGAGTATCTCGAGGAACTAGCTGAGAAGGGATTGCGGTTTGCCGTGCCTACCACGATCAACCCGGCGGGCTTCGACATGGAGCGTTACGGCGAGATGAGGGTCGGCGTGAGGGAGTACGAGCTTCAAATGCGGGCTTTGAAGGCTCTAGCTAAGATGGGCGCACAAGCCACCTTAAGCTGCACGCCGTACCTAATCTACCCTCCCCGTTTTGGCGATCATTTAGCTTGGGCGGAAAGTAGCGCGGTACTGTATGCCAACAGCGTGCTCGGCGCGAGGTCGAATCGGGAGGGCGGTCCTTTCTCGGTGCTGGAGGCCCTAGTAGGCAGAGCTCCCTACGTAGGCCTTCACACCGATGAAGCGAGGAAGCCCAGTGTGGTACTTGATCTAGGAAGAATCAGGGATTTCGTCGAAGCGGGCCGGAGCTACTCAGCGCTCGGTTACCTTGTTGGAAAAGTTGTAGGAAGGGGTGTCCCAGCCTTGCATGATCCGCCGGCAGGACTGAAAGAGCCAGGCAATTTACGGCTCTTTCTATCCGCCGTTGGGGCTTCGAGTTCGATCGGAATGGTGCTGATCGAGGGGGTCTCCCCCGAGTTTACGCTCTCAGAGGGTCTTGAGAGGATCGAGCCTGAAGTGAGCGATCTCACGGAGATCCTTGAGAGCTGGAGGTGTGAGGATTTCGATGCAGCTGTGCTGGGATGCCCGCATCTGTCGCCGGATGAGTTGCTCGATTTGGCGAATAGGCTGAAGGGGAGGACTCTGAGGAAGCCCCTCTTCGTGTTCACCTCGAGATGGAGCGCTGTAGTAGCGAGGGCAGCCGTCGAAAAGTTGAGGAGTATGGGGGTTAGAGTGTACTCCGACACATGTATGGTCGTTGGGAATTTATCTGCATTGGGGGTACACAGGTGTGCTACCGATTCTGCGAAGGCCGCCTACTACCTTTCCAGCCAAGGCTACAAGGTCGCATTAATGCCTAGGGAAGCCCTGCTGGAGTACGTCGCAGGTTAG
- the radA gene encoding DNA repair and recombination protein RadA, protein MSRRRTSASKPTPQVEESNLEERSVEEEEFAQPDAEPSLLEEFDLEDLEGVGRVTAQKLRQAGYYSVKDIAFASAHELAAFLGSEERALSIIRAAQRALSMGKLFITAKEFYEERKRIAYISTGVRALDDLLEGGIETRAITELIGEFGAGKTQLCHQLAVMVQLPRERGGLSGRALYIDTEGTFRPERIISMARYRGLDPEKALENIIYARAFNSDHQMLIVDEARRMIEEQNIKLVVVDSLIAHFRAEYPGRENLAARQQKLNKHIMQLARLAAIYDVAVVVTNQVLAAPDVFFGNPLKPAGGNVVAHGCTYRIWLRKGKEGKRIARIIDSPKHAEKETVFTISDEGVIDV, encoded by the coding sequence ATGAGCCGGAGGAGAACCAGTGCGAGTAAGCCTACACCGCAGGTAGAAGAGAGCAATTTAGAGGAAAGAAGCGTGGAAGAAGAGGAGTTCGCGCAACCTGATGCAGAGCCGTCGCTTCTCGAAGAATTCGATCTTGAGGATCTAGAGGGGGTTGGAAGAGTCACAGCCCAAAAATTGCGGCAGGCGGGCTACTACTCCGTTAAAGACATAGCTTTCGCGTCAGCTCATGAACTCGCGGCGTTTCTAGGTTCCGAGGAGAGAGCACTCAGCATAATCAGAGCCGCACAGCGAGCATTGAGCATGGGTAAGCTGTTCATCACGGCAAAGGAGTTCTACGAGGAGCGGAAGAGGATAGCTTACATATCGACCGGCGTTAGAGCTCTCGACGACTTACTAGAGGGTGGGATTGAAACGCGCGCAATTACCGAGCTTATCGGCGAGTTCGGCGCTGGTAAGACTCAGCTTTGCCACCAGTTGGCTGTGATGGTTCAGCTTCCGCGGGAGAGGGGTGGTCTCTCGGGTAGGGCTCTCTACATCGACACTGAGGGCACCTTCAGGCCCGAGAGGATCATCAGCATGGCCAGGTACAGGGGACTCGACCCGGAAAAAGCCTTGGAGAATATAATCTACGCTAGGGCGTTCAATAGCGATCACCAAATGCTTATCGTGGACGAGGCGAGGAGGATGATAGAGGAGCAAAACATCAAGTTAGTCGTTGTGGATAGCTTGATAGCACACTTTAGAGCGGAGTATCCCGGTAGAGAGAATCTAGCGGCAAGACAACAGAAGCTTAACAAGCACATAATGCAGCTGGCAAGGCTGGCTGCGATATACGACGTAGCAGTGGTTGTTACGAATCAGGTGCTGGCTGCGCCGGACGTTTTCTTCGGAAACCCGCTAAAACCGGCCGGAGGGAACGTAGTAGCCCACGGGTGCACATACCGCATTTGGCTCAGAAAGGGGAAGGAGGGGAAGAGGATCGCTCGAATAATCGATTCGCCGAAGCATGCTGAAAAAGAGACAGTGTTCACGATATCAGATGAGGGCGTAATCGACGTTTAA
- a CDS encoding DUF126 domain-containing protein, with the protein MDELVELVGRGLVKGRGRGRILITTEPISFYGGVDPETGRIVERGHELYGECVSGSVLVFPYGKGSTVGSYTLLRLARKGLAPAGIVNAESEPIIVVGCLIGGIPLMDRPTPDPFSLKGIINGLEAEIVVEGSKGVVRVQRDARGSQRAREGGA; encoded by the coding sequence GTGGACGAGCTTGTGGAGCTAGTGGGGAGGGGTCTCGTGAAGGGCAGGGGTCGTGGGAGGATTCTCATTACGACTGAGCCCATATCGTTTTACGGAGGTGTTGATCCTGAGACTGGGAGAATAGTGGAGAGGGGGCATGAGCTGTACGGGGAGTGTGTGTCGGGCTCAGTACTGGTTTTCCCTTACGGGAAGGGTAGCACGGTGGGGTCCTACACCCTCCTTCGTCTTGCGAGAAAGGGTCTAGCGCCAGCCGGTATCGTGAATGCCGAAAGTGAGCCAATAATCGTTGTAGGATGCCTGATAGGAGGCATTCCCCTGATGGACAGGCCAACCCCGGATCCCTTCAGCCTCAAAGGCATCATTAACGGGCTGGAAGCTGAAATAGTTGTTGAGGGTAGTAAAGGAGTGGTGAGGGTGCAGCGTGATGCTCGAGGCAGCCAGCGAGCTCGAGAAGGTGGCGCGTGA